One segment of Marvinbryantia formatexigens DSM 14469 DNA contains the following:
- the dcm gene encoding DNA (cytosine-5-)-methyltransferase, which translates to MKKTVCELFAGVGGFRCGLNNIRTAEDYGKEEKWDTVWFSQWEPAEKSTQYAHDCYVYRFGTRLDKNGEDTTNYNIEDVDKTTLPDFNLLVGGFPCQDYSVASSLATSKGLEGKKGILWWSIRETLEAKKPPFVLLENVDRLLKSPAKQRGRDFGVILACFRDEGYTVEWRVINAAEYGYQQRRRRTFIFAYKNDTKYADRILKEIQYTEKLEEDKKIECMEKAVIEDGFFAKTFSVNRAENAKMKVKELPAEVGEVSDTFQCAFENSGIMKDGIIYTIKTVPNYHGKQITLGDVMETGKVEEQYFIPEEKLYYTDPSVTHSDETEQRLPKEDRQTWQYLKGAKKLLRTSSTGHEYVFSEGAISMIDQEDKPARTMLTSEGGFSRTTHIVKDKMTGGVRLLTATEAERIQGFPTNHTKYCLVKGETVEMPLRKRRFMMGNALVVNLVEDMEKTLDNIFDEE; encoded by the coding sequence GTGAAGAAAACAGTTTGCGAATTGTTTGCCGGAGTAGGTGGCTTTAGATGTGGACTTAATAATATAAGAACAGCGGAAGATTATGGTAAAGAAGAAAAATGGGATACAGTTTGGTTTAGTCAGTGGGAGCCGGCGGAGAAAAGTACACAGTACGCACATGACTGTTATGTATATCGATTTGGAACAAGATTAGATAAAAATGGTGAAGATACTACTAACTACAATATTGAAGATGTAGATAAAACAACACTTCCAGACTTCAATTTGTTGGTCGGAGGATTTCCGTGCCAGGATTATTCAGTAGCATCTTCATTGGCTACGTCTAAAGGACTTGAAGGGAAAAAAGGAATTTTATGGTGGTCGATACGTGAGACATTGGAAGCAAAGAAACCACCATTTGTATTATTAGAAAATGTAGACAGATTATTGAAATCCCCAGCTAAACAAAGAGGCAGAGATTTTGGCGTGATTCTTGCATGTTTTCGAGATGAAGGTTACACCGTAGAATGGCGAGTAATCAATGCTGCGGAATATGGGTATCAGCAGAGAAGACGCCGAACATTTATTTTTGCTTATAAAAATGATACAAAATATGCGGATAGAATTTTAAAAGAAATTCAGTATACTGAGAAATTGGAAGAAGATAAAAAAATAGAGTGTATGGAAAAGGCAGTTATTGAAGATGGATTTTTCGCAAAAACATTTTCTGTAAATAGAGCGGAAAATGCTAAGATGAAAGTTAAGGAATTGCCAGCAGAAGTGGGAGAAGTATCAGATACATTTCAATGTGCATTTGAAAATTCTGGAATAATGAAGGACGGAATAATCTATACAATAAAAACTGTACCGAATTATCATGGAAAACAAATAACATTAGGAGATGTTATGGAGACTGGAAAAGTCGAAGAACAGTACTTCATTCCAGAGGAAAAATTATATTATACAGATCCGTCTGTGACACATAGTGATGAAACAGAGCAACGTCTTCCAAAAGAAGATAGACAGACTTGGCAGTATCTGAAAGGTGCCAAAAAATTGTTGCGAACAAGTTCTACTGGTCATGAATATGTTTTCTCAGAGGGAGCGATTTCTATGATTGATCAAGAAGACAAGCCAGCACGCACAATGCTGACATCAGAAGGTGGATTTAGTAGAACTACCCATATTGTGAAAGATAAGATGACAGGAGGAGTTAGATTGCTTACAGCCACAGAAGCAGAACGTATTCAGGGATTCCCTACTAATCATACGAAATATTGTTTGGTTAAAGGTGAAACAGTGGAAATGCCGTTGAGAAAACGTAGATTTATGATGGGAAATGCGTTGGTGGTTAATTTGGTTGAGGATATGGAGAAGACGTTGGATAACATATTCGATGAAGAGTGA
- a CDS encoding Sau3AI family type II restriction endonuclease, whose product MSNKEYKTPEEVKKRAEEAIGHSFKEVFELAQEFREKNNLKERHGKGDIGQAYEEGWFNYACNEEAEPDFKEADIELKVTPFLINSRGYRAKERLSLGKINYRDENWNEYEESRFWTKNHHLLVMYYQYIKGLKRENFSVEKIDEILLEELPERDQMIIRHDWEKIASYVKEGKAHELSERDFMYLSPARKGSGGDEKVKYDDRYPKAKPRAYSFKKSYMTKLFNERVLASEETSYILPDTVLPKEKEFDDILMETLKPYFGRTVDSLKKEFPNYRSGYSEKNDIIKQIYKSKGDLEETDEFQKANYRLRTLTVDAKGMPTQDMSFSAFDFEALVKEKTWKDSIVYDEMIDSKFLLVIFSKNSEGKEILNNAMIWYIPKKDENKVKEVWKETRSVIKNGIVLQQRVSHDRNGKLIFTYENNFPKSKFNKVAHVRNKAGESEYFGESGNSVKLKKPAEVITLKVIPEELKGVPVPTGEYMTKQCFWFNKKYMKQQIKDYIKTY is encoded by the coding sequence ATGAGTAATAAAGAATATAAAACACCAGAAGAAGTGAAAAAAAGAGCAGAAGAAGCAATTGGACATTCTTTTAAAGAAGTTTTTGAATTGGCACAGGAATTTCGTGAGAAAAATAACTTAAAAGAGAGACATGGAAAAGGAGATATTGGACAGGCATATGAAGAAGGTTGGTTCAATTATGCGTGTAATGAAGAGGCTGAACCGGATTTTAAAGAAGCTGATATTGAATTGAAAGTAACCCCGTTTTTAATCAATAGTAGAGGATATAGAGCAAAAGAAAGATTATCTCTTGGGAAAATCAATTATAGAGATGAAAACTGGAATGAGTATGAAGAAAGCAGATTTTGGACAAAAAATCATCATTTGCTTGTTATGTATTATCAGTATATTAAAGGTTTAAAACGTGAAAATTTTAGTGTAGAGAAGATAGATGAGATTTTGCTGGAAGAATTACCAGAAAGAGATCAGATGATTATTCGGCATGATTGGGAAAAAATTGCAAGTTATGTAAAAGAGGGGAAAGCACATGAATTGTCAGAACGGGACTTTATGTATCTGAGCCCTGCTAGAAAAGGCAGTGGAGGGGATGAAAAAGTAAAGTATGATGACAGATATCCTAAAGCAAAACCAAGAGCATATTCTTTTAAAAAGTCATATATGACAAAATTATTTAATGAAAGAGTGCTTGCCTCTGAGGAAACATCTTATATTTTGCCAGATACAGTATTGCCAAAGGAAAAAGAATTTGATGATATTTTGATGGAAACATTAAAACCATATTTTGGAAGGACTGTTGATTCGTTAAAAAAAGAATTTCCTAATTATCGAAGCGGATATAGCGAGAAGAACGATATCATCAAGCAGATATATAAGAGTAAGGGTGACTTGGAAGAAACAGATGAATTTCAAAAAGCTAACTATAGATTACGTACTCTTACAGTAGATGCAAAAGGAATGCCGACACAGGATATGTCATTTTCAGCGTTTGATTTTGAAGCATTAGTGAAAGAAAAAACTTGGAAAGATTCCATTGTCTATGATGAAATGATAGATTCAAAATTTTTACTTGTGATATTTTCTAAGAATTCAGAAGGAAAAGAAATTTTAAATAATGCTATGATATGGTATATCCCTAAAAAAGATGAGAATAAGGTAAAGGAAGTTTGGAAAGAAACGAGAAGTGTGATTAAGAATGGAATAGTATTACAACAGAGAGTATCACATGATAGAAATGGAAAACTGATATTTACATATGAGAATAATTTCCCAAAGAGCAAGTTCAATAAAGTTGCACATGTAAGAAACAAAGCCGGGGAAAGTGAATATTTTGGTGAAAGTGGCAATTCAGTGAAGCTGAAAAAGCCTGCAGAAGTTATCACCTTAAAAGTAATTCCAGAGGAATTAAAAGGTGTTCCGGTGCCTACAGGGGAATATATGACAAAACAGTGTTTTTGGTTCAACAAAAAATATATGAAACAGCAGATTAAGGATTATATAAAAACATACTAA